Below is a window of Hydrogenimonas sp. DNA.
TGGTTGAAACAGGTCAGAAAGCACCGGAGTTTTGTCTGCCGAATCAGGATAACGTCGAAATATGCCTAAGAGATCTGAAAGGGAAATGGGTTGTTCTCTACTTCTATCCGAAAGATCTCACTCCCGGCTGTACCACCGAAGCGTGTGATTTCACGGAGGCTCTGCCCGATTTCGAAGATCTCGATGCGATCATTCTCGGAGTGAGTCCAGATTCGCCGCAGAAGCATCAGAGGTTCATAGAGAAGAAAGATCTGAAAATCACGCTGCTCAGCGATGAGGATAAAGATGTTCTTAAAGCCTACGGAGCGTGGGGGCCGAAGAAGCTTTACGGCAGGGAGTACGAGGGTGTGATCCGCTCCACATTCATTATAGACCCTGACGGGAAAATCGCCGCCGTCTGGCCCAAGGTCAGGGTAAAGGGGCATGTGGAAGCTGTAAAGGAGAAGCTGAGAGAGCTGCAGGAGAAAAGCGATTAAATACAGCTTAATTTAAGAGCTTTTTTAGTATTATTGCACTCCCTTTGTCGGGAAACCTCACATGTGTCAATCCTTGACAGGTTGCGCGAAAGCGTTGATGGGCACAGAGGAACAAACCTGGGCATATGCCACAGTAAAAATTTTTCTCAAGGAGAACCCATGGTCACAATGAAAGACCTTCTAGAGTGCGGTATGCACTTCGGACACCAGACACGTCGTTGGAACCCGAAGATGAAGAAGTTCATTTTCGGAGTAAGAAAAAACATTCACATTATCGATCTGCAGAAGACGCTTCGATACTTCCGCTATACATATAATGTTGTACGGGATGCCGCTGCGGAAGGGAAGACGGTAATGTTCGTAGGAACCAAAAAGCAGGCGAGAAACGCGATAGTCGAGCACGCTCAGCGCTGCGGTATGCCCTACGTTCAGACCCGCTGGCTCGGCGGTATGCTCACAAACTACCAGACTATAAGAAAATCTATCCGCAAACTCGAAGTGATCGAAGAGATGGAAGAGAGCGGAAAGATGGATCTTCTGACAAAAAAAGAGGCGCTTATGCTCAAGCGCAAGAAAGAGAAGCTGGAGAGCTATCTCGGCGGTATCCGCAACATGAAGAACCTTCCTGATTATCTTTTCGTTGTAGACGCCGTTAAAGAGCGAATCGCGATCAAAGAGGCCAAAAGGCTCGGTATTCCGGTTATAGCTCCGCTCGATACAAACTGCGACCCGGACGTTATAGACTATCCGATCCCAGGCAATGATGATGCTATCCGCTCCATTCAGCTCTTCTGCCGGGAGATGGCCGACGCCATCATCGAAGGGCGCGAACTTGCCGCTCAGGAGGCCGAAGAGGAGGAGCCTGTTAGTGAAGAGGAGATGGCTGCCGTGACAGAAGAGGCGGTGGCTGAAGGCGAAGCGGAAACCCAAGAGCCTGCCGAAGCGGCAGCAGAGACAAAAGGAGAGTAACCATGGCAGTAACTGCGGCAATGGTAAAAGAGCTGCGCCAGATGACAGGCGCGGGAATGATGGATTGCAAAAAGGCGCTGACAGAAACAGACGGCGATATGGAAAAAGCTGTCGAGTGGCTCCGTAAAAAGGGCCTCTCCAGTGCAGCGAAAAAAGCGGGCAGAATCGCAAGTGAAGGTGCCATCAGCATCGAGATCTCCGACGACCACAGAAAAGGGACCATCGCCGAGATCAACAGTGAAACAGATTTCGTCGCGCAGAACGACAACTTCAAAGCGCTTCTGAAAAAAGCGACCCGCCACGTTCACTGCTCTACTGCGACCACTGTAGAGGATCTTCTTCAGACAGAGATCGACGGTACCACCTTCGAAGAGTACCTGAAGGGTGAGATAGCCAAAATCGGCGAGAATATAGTGATGAGACGTTTCGTCACCGTAGATGCGGGTGAAAACGGTACGGTAGAGGGCTATATTCACGGTAACGGTAAGGTCGGTGTTCTCATTGCGGCCAAATGCGACAGTGACAAGACCTGTGAAGCCGTCAGACCGACACTCAAAAACATAGCGATGCACATCGCGGCCATGAATCCGGCCTTCCTCGATGAAGAGGCGGTACCTGCCGAGGTACTTGCGAAAGAGGAGGAGATCGCCAAGGAGCAGCTCAAGAAAGAGGGTAAGCCGGAAGCGATCTGGGACAAGATCATACCCGGAAAGATCAAACGCTACCTCAAAGACAACACACTTCTGAACCAGCCGTTTGTAATGGATGACAAGAAGACGGTGGGAGAGGTACTCGACGAAGCGGCCAAAGCCGCAGGCGGAACGGCCAAGATAGTGGAGTTCATCCGTTTCGAACTGGGTGAAGGAATCGAAAAGAAAGAGGAAGATTTCGCGGCTGAAGTCGCGGCTCAGATGGGCAGCTGATCAGATTATGCTATCTTCCGACCGTTCGGCACCCTCTCTTGAAGAGGGTACCGGACTGCTCAAAGCCCGAAACCTCTCTCACTCCTTCGACTACCCTCTCTTCAACGACATATCACTGGATATAAAGGAGTCTGAAAAGGTTGCCGTCATAGGTGTAAGCGGCAGCGGGAAATCGACACTACTCCATATACTTGCCACACTTCTGGAGCCGCAAAACGGCAGCGTCAATCTTCTCGGTTCGGATATCTATTCGCTTACTGAGAGGGAGAGACTCGCTATAAGGCGCTACGAGATAGGTATCGTTTTCCAGTTTCACTACCTTTTCAAAGGGATGAGCGGAGCCGAAAATATAGAGATCGCCGCGCTTCTTAGCGAAACCGAGCCGGACGCAGCGCTTCTGGAGAGGCTGGGTATAGCCGATCTTATGCACAAACGTGTAACGGAGCTCTCCGGAGGCCAGCAGCAGAGGGTCTCGATAGCGAGGGTGCTCTCGAAAAACCCGAGAATTATCTTCGCCGACGAGCCGACAGGAAACCTGGATGACGAGACTGCGCATATTGTCATGGATACCGTATTCGAACATGTGGAGAGGGTGCGCGGAGGACTCTTCCTGGTTACACACGACGAGAGAATAGCCTCCGGCTGCGACAGGGTCTACAGACTGGAGCGGAGCAGACTGGAGCTTCTGGGGTGAGCTGGTACAGCTTGCTGCAGCCCGACCATATATACACCTTTCTACTGCTGTTCGTACGTCTCTCCACCCTCTTCGTCTTTCTGCCTTTTTTCAACCATATGTCCATTTCGCCCCAGGTAAAAGGGGCATTTGCATTCTACCTGACGCTAGTTCTTTTTCCTGTCGTAACCGTAACACCGGAGCCGGAGAGCTACGGTATGCTCTTTGCCGCGATCTTCTCCGAAGTGATCATGGGGTTGATAGCCGGTGTGATTTTGAATATCGTCTTCGGAATCTTCTCCTATGCGGGTGAGCAGATAGCTTTCGTTATGGGCTTTTCCCTGGCGAGTGTCATAGATCCGCAGAGTCAGATCCAGTCACCGCTGGTCAGCCAGTTTCTTCTGCTTACGGCTATGGTGGTACTTCTGGCGTTCAACGGCCACCATATCATCCTGGCATGGATGGTGGATGCGATAAATGCGGCTCCTCCGGGAGGATTCGTACTGACCGACGATATATTCAACTATCTTACCGACGCAATGGCCCACCTTTTCGTTATGGGCTTCTCGCTCGCCTTCCCTATCATCGCACTCTCTCTTCTCTCCGATATCATCTTCGGAATGCTCATGAAGACCATGCCGCAGTTCAACCTGCTGGTCGTTGGCTTTCCGATAAAGATCGCCCTCTCCATGGCGGTCTGGATCGCCGTTCTGGGCTCGATGATGCTCATATTCAAAAATGAATTCCTCTCCGCGATGAAGGTTCTGGCGGAGTGGATTCAGTAGGGTTTGGCTTTTGAGAGCATCCTTTCGAACGACCTTTCCATTCCGGCGGCCTTCCGGTAATCTTCCGCAAATGCGAGAACCTCATGGTTCAATCCGAAAGCGGAGTAGGTCCAGTTGGCGGAGCCGAAGATCAGGTACCTGCGGTCAATTATCATCAGTTTCATATGCATCAGGCCCTCTCCGTCGCCCCTTCTGCGCGCTTTTCCGCTGAGCAGGTATGTGTCGATATTGCGGAACTTGGAGAGATACCCTATTCGGCTTCTTCTGTTGCGTATATTGGATTCGCGGTCGAATATGACTCTTATCTTCACGCCGCGTCTGGCGGCATTTGCCAATCTTTTAGCGATGGTCTTATGCGTAAAGCTGTATATCGCCGCATCGATTCTGTATTTTGCGGTATCTATGCGGTGGAGCATCTCTTTTAGCGCCGGTTTGGCTTCGTCCGGAAGGGTGTAGATTTTCAGTTTCGTATCGGCGGCAAGAATCGCGGCCGTAAAAAGGAGTATAAGCATAAAGGCTCTGTGCGGATACATGCGGCTCCTTAATTGGGTTTGTCCAGTCCCGCGTCGCGCCTTGTCTGCGCAAATGCTTGCAAAGCTATGGCCGGGCATGGGTTTTTAGAGGTGACCTAAAGCAAAAATAAATGATCATGATTATACAATAAAATATTCAGCCGGTCCGCATTCGGGAATCCGGCCTCAGACAACAGATAAAAGGCTTAAGAATGCGCATGCTCCTGATAAATCAAAATCCTGTCGTTTCGAAGCTTTCCGGCCTTAGTGCACAAAAGTCGGGGTTCGAGGTCGTAGAGACACCCTATGCGGAAGAG
It encodes the following:
- a CDS encoding flagellar biosynthesis protein FliR — protein: MSWYSLLQPDHIYTFLLLFVRLSTLFVFLPFFNHMSISPQVKGAFAFYLTLVLFPVVTVTPEPESYGMLFAAIFSEVIMGLIAGVILNIVFGIFSYAGEQIAFVMGFSLASVIDPQSQIQSPLVSQFLLLTAMVVLLAFNGHHIILAWMVDAINAAPPGGFVLTDDIFNYLTDAMAHLFVMGFSLAFPIIALSLLSDIIFGMLMKTMPQFNLLVVGFPIKIALSMAVWIAVLGSMMLIFKNEFLSAMKVLAEWIQ
- a CDS encoding putative ABC transporter ATP binding protein, with amino-acid sequence MLSSDRSAPSLEEGTGLLKARNLSHSFDYPLFNDISLDIKESEKVAVIGVSGSGKSTLLHILATLLEPQNGSVNLLGSDIYSLTERERLAIRRYEIGIVFQFHYLFKGMSGAENIEIAALLSETEPDAALLERLGIADLMHKRVTELSGGQQQRVSIARVLSKNPRIIFADEPTGNLDDETAHIVMDTVFEHVERVRGGLFLVTHDERIASGCDRVYRLERSRLELLG
- a CDS encoding membrane bound endonuclease; this translates as MYPHRAFMLILLFTAAILAADTKLKIYTLPDEAKPALKEMLHRIDTAKYRIDAAIYSFTHKTIAKRLANAARRGVKIRVIFDRESNIRNRRSRIGYLSKFRNIDTYLLSGKARRRGDGEGLMHMKLMIIDRRYLIFGSANWTYSAFGLNHEVLAFAEDYRKAAGMERSFERMLSKAKPY
- a CDS encoding thiol peroxidase, Bcp-type, whose product is MVETGQKAPEFCLPNQDNVEICLRDLKGKWVVLYFYPKDLTPGCTTEACDFTEALPDFEDLDAIILGVSPDSPQKHQRFIEKKDLKITLLSDEDKDVLKAYGAWGPKKLYGREYEGVIRSTFIIDPDGKIAAVWPKVRVKGHVEAVKEKLRELQEKSD
- a CDS encoding SSU ribosomal protein S2p is translated as MVTMKDLLECGMHFGHQTRRWNPKMKKFIFGVRKNIHIIDLQKTLRYFRYTYNVVRDAAAEGKTVMFVGTKKQARNAIVEHAQRCGMPYVQTRWLGGMLTNYQTIRKSIRKLEVIEEMEESGKMDLLTKKEALMLKRKKEKLESYLGGIRNMKNLPDYLFVVDAVKERIAIKEAKRLGIPVIAPLDTNCDPDVIDYPIPGNDDAIRSIQLFCREMADAIIEGRELAAQEAEEEEPVSEEEMAAVTEEAVAEGEAETQEPAEAAAETKGE
- a CDS encoding translation elongation factor Ts, with protein sequence MAVTAAMVKELRQMTGAGMMDCKKALTETDGDMEKAVEWLRKKGLSSAAKKAGRIASEGAISIEISDDHRKGTIAEINSETDFVAQNDNFKALLKKATRHVHCSTATTVEDLLQTEIDGTTFEEYLKGEIAKIGENIVMRRFVTVDAGENGTVEGYIHGNGKVGVLIAAKCDSDKTCEAVRPTLKNIAMHIAAMNPAFLDEEAVPAEVLAKEEEIAKEQLKKEGKPEAIWDKIIPGKIKRYLKDNTLLNQPFVMDDKKTVGEVLDEAAKAAGGTAKIVEFIRFELGEGIEKKEEDFAAEVAAQMGS